A single Cottoperca gobio chromosome 3, fCotGob3.1, whole genome shotgun sequence DNA region contains:
- the paqr5b gene encoding LOW QUALITY PROTEIN: membrane progestin receptor gamma-B (The sequence of the model RefSeq protein was modified relative to this genomic sequence to represent the inferred CDS: deleted 1 base in 1 codon) gives MTTVLGENNEEIQQQETAAAAAAAAGGVAQVNWIFSLGLKREAAWQHKPYKDGGTRHCRPQFSSPLWQQQQQQQHLAVIMLSLIKLPRVFTINQMPKVFHEDSIISGYRHPRSSAIDCILSLFQLTNETLNIWTHFLPTWYFLWKAVTVVLMQTAWQDSFTWPLVIFLVSCCIYPLASSCAHTFSSMSERARHICFFFDYGALSFYSLGSAIVYSAYVFPDKWVNNLFHQCYVPITVLNTVICTGLACYSRLGLPFLQYNHDIVKRFPVCQSPKFSKYLRVVAFAYPCLFDNIPLFYRVFLCVGEGCTDNDTNILHYNHIALALLTGFLFATHLPERLAPGSFDFIGHSHQLFHVCGILGTHFQMKAIEQDMVTRRPWLLEHSIPITFTNSVGAALLCLVVNLIIIILFSLPLLSAPVYKENKHLYKSKESLR, from the exons agagacagcagcagcagcagcagcagcagcaggaggagtgGCACAGGTAAACTGGATATTCTCGCTGGGTTTAAAGAGGGAGGCAGCATGGCAACACAAACCTTATAAAGACGGAGGCACGCGCCACTGCCGGCCTCAGttcagctctcctctctggcagcagcagcagcagcagcagcaccttgCAGTGATCATGCTCAGCCTCATCAAATTACCACGAGTCTTCACCATCAATCAAATGCCCAAA GTTTTCCATGAAGATAGCATCATCTCCGGCTACCGACATCCACGCAGCTCAGCCATCGACTGCATCCTGAGCCTTTTCCAGCTGACCAATGAAACACTCAACATCTGGACCCACTTCTTACCCACCTG GTACTTCCTCTGGAAAGCAGTGACGGTGGTGCTGATGCAGACAGCATGGCAGGACTCCTTCACCTGGCCTCTGGTGATCTTCCTGGTCTCCTGCTGCATTTATCCGCTGGCGTCGAGCTGTGCTCACACCTTCAGCAGCATGTCGGAGCGGGCACGCCACATCTGCTTCTTCTTCGACTATGGTGCCCTCAGTTTCTACAGCCTGG GGTCAGCAATTGTCTATTCAGCTTATGTTTTCCCCGACAAGTGGGTGAACAACCTCTTCCACCAGTGCTACGTCCCCATCACTGTGCTCAACACTGTCATC TGCACCGGCCTGGCCTGCTACTCCAG GCTTGGCTTACCATTTCTGCAATATAATCATGACATCgtaaaaag ATTCCCTGTGTGCCAGAGTCCAAAGTTCAGCAAGTATCTCCGTGTCGTTGCCTTTGCCTACCCCTGCCTGTTTGACAACATTCCTCTGTTCTACCGG gtgtttctgtgtgtaggAGAGGGCTGTACAGACAATGATACCAACATCCTCCACTACAACCACATCGCCTTGGCTCTCCTCACAGGCTTTCTGTTCGCCACACATTTACCTGAGCGCCTGGCACCTGGCAGCTTCGACTTCATAG GTCACAGCCATCAACTCTTCCACGTGTGCGGCATCCTGGGCACCCACTTCCAGATGAAGGCCATAGAACAGGACATGGTGACAAGGCGCCCTTGGCTCCTTGAACACTCTATACCCATCACCTTTACCAACTCAGTGGGTGCAGCGCTGCTTTGTCTAGTGGTGAATCTGAttatcatcatcctcttcagtctacctctcctctctgctccagtttataaagaaaataaacatttatataagtCCAAAGAAAGCCTCAGGTAA